Proteins encoded within one genomic window of Cyprinus carpio isolate SPL01 chromosome B22, ASM1834038v1, whole genome shotgun sequence:
- the LOC122141686 gene encoding V-set domain-containing T-cell activation inhibitor 1-like: MEIYKRISSGNLSRWSIFYFLPVFVIVNEVSLQETVVGFTGDSAVLNCSSKERQDIDVLWTFNYTQIVFDIIDGQVSVEEQDQQYKNRVESFPEEYKRGNFSIKLNNLQHTDAGKYTCYIIKKESVIKSVELFIKERSERLINEGTNPKPEMIVMFVCILCTGIIFSLVNSVTVCFKEF; encoded by the exons ATGGAAATCTACAAAAGAATCTCATCTGGAAATCTCAGCAg AtggagtattttttattttctgcctgTGTTTGTAATAGTAAATGAAG tgtctctgCAGGAGACTGTTGTGGGTTTTACTGGAGACTCTgctgttttaaattgttcttCTAAAGAACGTCAAGACATAGATGTGCTCTGGACATTCAATTACACCCAGATTGTGTTTGACATTATTGATGGTCAAGTCTCTGTGGAAGAACAGGATCAACAGTACAAGAACAGAGTTGAAAGCTTCCCCGAGGAGTATAAGAGAGGAAACTTCTCCATCAAACTCAACAATCTTCAACACACTGATGCAGGAAAATACACGTGCTACATCATCAAGAAGGAATCAGTAATCAAGAGTGTTGAGCTTTTTATTAAAG AGAGATCAGAAAGACTCATCAATGAAGGAACAAACCCAAAACCAGAGATGATTGTAATGTTCGTTTGCATTCTATGCACTGGCATTATATTTTCATTGGTT AACTCTGTCACAGTGTGTTTTAAGGAGTTTTAG